Within Candidatus Brocadia sp., the genomic segment ACGGTTAGTATCGAAATTTCAACCTGAGCGTATAATTCTTTTTGGTTCGTACGCAAGAGGAACTGCAGACGAACATAGCGATGCAGATATTCTTGTAGTTTGTCCTGTGAAAAAAAATCGCATAAAAGCGATGGTGGAGATGGACAGCGTACTTGAAGGATTAAAAATGGCAAGGGATATTGTCGTTCTCACCCCAAAGGAATTTGAAATAGATAAAGAAATTCCGGGCACAATTGCGCGTTACGCAAGCAAAGAGGGAAAGCTATTGTATGAGCGAAAGCAGAAGCGAGATTATAAGAAAAACAAAGGAATGGCTGGTGCACGCTGATGAAGACCTGCGCTT encodes:
- a CDS encoding nucleotidyltransferase domain-containing protein → MISKKVLQEATRRLVSKFQPERIILFGSYARGTADEHSDADILVVCPVKKNRIKAMVEMDSVLEGLKMARDIVVLTPKEFEIDKEIPGTIARYASKEGKLLYERKQKRDYKKNKGMAGAR